A stretch of uncultured Campylobacter sp. DNA encodes these proteins:
- a CDS encoding peptidase M50, with protein sequence MNITTFSPPFRIVGGYFICGFIFLLLSAASFLKADFGAIQAPQTASFFHVFLLGFVISIIIGALYQLTSVIIQKEFFTVKFAFLNLLTYGAGVALLSAGLLLSSIPLMHAGGAVLLLSLFYFTICYALSFIGTPKWSFPAVALVISAAFLAVGISLGFALVLALSGVEIFGVYFSEILSYHIYFVLGFVFFVIVGAACVLLPMFSLAHDLSFALAKASLALYLLAGLFLLKDFGIFIAFAALASFAAQAIYILARRVRKAIDYWNLNVYISLAALGFSAAFWLADRADAAAFWLLYGFLFAFIVAHLYKIAPFLIWYHYVSPFVGKRKIPMLDDMIIKKIAYAACVPNVLALACASFGALTPAVILQAVSIILVLINTVNIFNYIKFGEEK encoded by the coding sequence ATGAATATCACGACCTTTTCGCCGCCGTTTCGCATCGTAGGCGGCTATTTCATCTGCGGCTTTATCTTTTTGCTGCTAAGCGCGGCGAGCTTTTTAAAGGCCGATTTCGGCGCGATCCAAGCGCCGCAGACGGCGAGCTTTTTTCACGTATTTTTGCTGGGTTTCGTAATCAGCATAATCATCGGAGCGCTCTATCAGCTCACCTCCGTCATCATCCAAAAGGAATTTTTCACCGTCAAATTTGCGTTTTTAAATCTCCTCACCTACGGCGCGGGCGTGGCTCTGCTAAGCGCGGGATTGCTGCTTTCAAGCATCCCTTTGATGCACGCAGGCGGCGCCGTTTTGCTGCTTAGTCTATTTTATTTTACGATCTGCTACGCGCTAAGCTTCATCGGCACACCCAAATGGAGTTTCCCCGCCGTAGCGCTTGTGATCTCGGCTGCGTTCTTAGCCGTAGGGATCAGCCTTGGCTTTGCGCTCGTGCTAGCGCTTAGCGGCGTGGAGATTTTCGGAGTGTATTTTTCGGAAATTTTATCCTATCACATATACTTCGTGTTAGGCTTTGTATTTTTCGTCATCGTAGGCGCTGCATGCGTGCTGCTGCCGATGTTTAGCCTGGCGCACGATCTAAGCTTCGCACTAGCAAAAGCTTCGCTAGCGCTGTATCTGCTCGCAGGGCTGTTTTTGCTAAAAGACTTTGGAATTTTCATCGCATTTGCCGCGCTTGCGAGCTTTGCGGCTCAGGCGATCTATATCCTGGCTAGGCGCGTGCGAAAAGCGATAGATTATTGGAATTTAAACGTCTATATCTCGCTGGCGGCTTTGGGATTTAGCGCGGCATTTTGGCTCGCGGATCGTGCGGATGCGGCGGCGTTTTGGCTGCTATACGGCTTTTTGTTCGCCTTCATCGTCGCGCACCTCTATAAAATCGCGCCCTTTCTCATCTGGTACCACTATGTCTCGCCCTTCGTCGGCAAGCGCAAAATCCCTATGCTAGATGATATGATAATCAAAAAGATCGCCTACGCAGCCTGCGTGCCGAACGTCTTAGCGCTTGCATGCGCGAGCTTCGGAGCGCTAACGCCCGCGGTTATCTTGCAAGCGGTAAGCATAATTTTGGTGCTAATCAACACCGTAAATATCTTTAACTACATAAAATTCGGAGAGGAAAAATGA